Proteins from a single region of Runella sp. SP2:
- a CDS encoding PIN domain-containing protein, with amino-acid sequence MSKIAVVIDTNIVFKALRLKHSIIREVLSQEQYRFYAPKFLIVEIFKHKEKILKNNAQLEDEFYEYLNLLLQKITFINEDFISIGSFVEAYRLCKLIDEKDTPFVALTLQLDCLFWTYDQPIKDGLKRQGFNQFFEM; translated from the coding sequence ATGAGTAAAATTGCAGTTGTAATCGACACTAACATTGTATTCAAAGCACTGCGTTTGAAACATTCAATTATAAGAGAAGTTCTTTCTCAAGAACAATACAGATTTTACGCTCCAAAGTTTTTAATTGTAGAAATTTTCAAACACAAAGAAAAAATTTTAAAGAATAATGCTCAATTAGAAGATGAATTCTACGAGTATTTGAATCTTCTTCTACAGAAAATCACCTTCATCAATGAAGATTTTATTTCGATTGGAAGTTTCGTAGAAGCTTATCGGCTATGCAAACTTATTGACGAAAAAGACACTCCCTTTGTAGCTCTAACTCTTCAATTAGATTGCTTATTTTGGACCTACGACCAGCCCATTAAAGATGGCTTAAAACGTCAAGGTTTTAATCAATTTTTCGAAATGTGA
- a CDS encoding DUF5103 domain-containing protein: protein MARYLIALMCWGWMCSALAQKLPPIQYEDRTYETTIKTVAIYPAPNDIQDPARTTYSPVVNVESTNPLIVEFDDLKARYRTLRYRIFHCNADWTSSGLNDIEFTYEYNDYPINTYQASFNTKIPYYHYTFEVPRLKLAGNYVVAVYEDSRPAKVIFTRRFMVYQSKVSVFAQVRMSSGIAEQRTHQQIDFDVDYRGYEILSPQDDLKIVIRQNYRWNKMITNLRPTNVRIFDQKLEYRPFDLSNNMLGGNEFRWFDTRISRGVGMSVDDIQQLPDQTIAHLRVDQSRVGGGATFQAQDFNGQYIVLNRDAANSTNEADYINTVFTLQSPQYPNAQVYVGGAYNLWQLEDANRMTYNATKNVYEASILIKQGIVNYYYLAVGADGKINDTAFEGSYSSTSNDYEIFVYHRPPAARADQLIGYRLVEFGRR from the coding sequence ATGGCCAGATATTTGATAGCATTGATGTGTTGGGGATGGATGTGTAGCGCCCTGGCTCAAAAATTACCACCGATTCAGTACGAAGACCGTACGTATGAGACGACGATTAAAACGGTAGCGATTTATCCTGCTCCCAACGATATTCAAGACCCTGCCCGAACTACCTATTCGCCCGTTGTCAACGTTGAAAGTACGAATCCATTGATTGTAGAATTTGACGACCTAAAAGCGCGCTATCGGACGTTGAGGTACCGTATTTTTCATTGCAACGCCGATTGGACGTCGTCGGGTTTGAACGACATTGAATTTACGTACGAATACAACGACTACCCGATTAATACTTATCAGGCGTCGTTTAACACCAAAATCCCGTATTACCATTATACTTTTGAAGTACCGAGGCTAAAACTTGCGGGGAATTATGTGGTGGCGGTTTACGAAGATTCGCGGCCTGCCAAAGTGATATTTACGCGTCGATTTATGGTCTATCAATCGAAGGTAAGCGTGTTTGCTCAGGTTCGGATGTCGTCGGGGATAGCAGAACAGCGCACGCATCAGCAGATTGATTTTGACGTTGATTACCGTGGTTATGAAATTCTTTCTCCGCAAGATGATCTCAAAATTGTGATTCGTCAAAACTACCGTTGGAACAAAATGATTACGAATCTACGCCCAACCAACGTCCGTATTTTTGACCAAAAACTCGAATACCGCCCTTTCGATTTATCCAATAACATGCTGGGAGGGAATGAGTTTCGGTGGTTCGATACCCGTATATCGCGCGGGGTAGGTATGAGTGTGGACGATATTCAACAATTGCCTGACCAGACCATAGCACACCTTCGGGTTGACCAGTCGCGGGTAGGTGGAGGAGCTACTTTTCAAGCACAAGATTTTAACGGTCAATACATAGTCTTGAACCGTGATGCCGCCAATAGTACCAATGAGGCCGATTATATCAATACAGTCTTTACGCTTCAAAGTCCGCAATATCCTAATGCGCAGGTGTACGTGGGAGGGGCTTACAATTTATGGCAATTGGAAGATGCTAATCGGATGACTTACAATGCGACCAAAAATGTCTATGAAGCTAGTATTTTGATTAAACAAGGAATTGTGAATTACTATTATTTGGCTGTTGGGGCCGATGGAAAAATCAACGATACGGCCTTTGAAGGAAGTTATTCGAGTACGTCCAACGATTACGAAATATTTGTCTATCATCGCCCACCCGCCGCTCGTGCTGACCAACTCATTGGTTATCGTTTGGTTGAATTTGGACGGCGGTAA
- a CDS encoding cytochrome c oxidase subunit 3: protein MAKAFIEKENRFTKRREPFNFMLWLGLAGSLFLFTLLLGVYVMRKSVGVHWTDVPLPSLFWVSTCLIIASSVTLHGANLALQKDQFPKFRTFIGATLGLGILFVILQFLGWVQLIQAGISTVNNPSVGFIYLLSGLHILHIVIGVAVLAWAVYQSIKNHSYVDAFVFSVNPPNQLKIKLITIYWHFVDVLWLYVFGFLLYHHGW from the coding sequence ATGGCAAAAGCCTTCATCGAAAAAGAAAATCGTTTCACCAAACGCCGTGAACCTTTCAACTTTATGCTTTGGCTGGGGCTAGCGGGAAGTCTGTTTCTGTTCACGCTTCTGTTGGGGGTGTATGTCATGCGAAAATCAGTGGGAGTCCATTGGACGGATGTGCCACTTCCTTCACTTTTTTGGGTGAGTACGTGCCTGATTATTGCCAGCAGTGTTACCCTGCACGGTGCTAATCTTGCCTTACAAAAAGACCAGTTTCCCAAATTCCGTACTTTTATTGGAGCCACCCTTGGCTTGGGCATCTTGTTTGTCATTTTACAATTTTTGGGTTGGGTTCAGCTTATTCAGGCGGGCATTTCAACCGTCAATAATCCTTCTGTTGGCTTTATTTACCTTCTTTCTGGTCTTCATATTCTACACATTGTCATCGGGGTTGCGGTGTTGGCGTGGGCGGTGTATCAATCCATCAAAAACCACAGCTACGTGGACGCTTTTGTCTTTAGTGTCAACCCTCCCAATCAGCTTAAAATAAAACTCATCACCATTTATTGGCACTTTGTTGATGTGCTTTGGTTGTACGTATTCGGCTTTTTGTTGTACCACCACGGATGGTAA
- a CDS encoding nucleotidyltransferase family protein: MPKRNGKFAVNFTKERMVSSFAFFDEIKNYLRQQRVTKAALFGSFARGEQHEFSDIDLAIEKEGMTFFELLQMEEDLEKLTQRKIDIVEFSAIKPSIRPYIIKDLIRLV; this comes from the coding sequence ATGCCAAAAAGGAACGGTAAATTTGCAGTAAATTTTACGAAAGAGCGCATGGTTTCTTCTTTTGCTTTTTTTGACGAGATAAAAAACTATCTACGTCAGCAGCGTGTCACCAAAGCAGCACTGTTTGGCTCATTTGCTCGTGGTGAGCAACATGAATTTAGCGACATTGATTTAGCTATTGAAAAAGAGGGAATGACATTTTTTGAATTGTTGCAAATGGAGGAAGACTTAGAAAAACTCACGCAACGTAAAATTGATATTGTTGAATTTAGTGCCATTAAGCCCTCGATTCGCCCCTATATTATCAAAGATTTAATCCGATTAGTATGA
- the pyrR gene encoding bifunctional pyr operon transcriptional regulator/uracil phosphoribosyltransferase PyrR has protein sequence MNQNRLILSSPLLEIMISRLCQQLLENHQDFSDSVLLGLQPRGIYFAERVAHELRQITSSNIPLGYLDATFYRDDFRRREPLKANATKINFVIEGKKVILIDDVLATGRMVRAALDAMQAFGRPRKVELLVLIDRQYNREIPVEPDYTGMKVNTLDSQRVLVEWKEQGNDADRIWLVD, from the coding sequence ATGAATCAAAATCGCCTTATTCTGAGCAGTCCTTTGCTCGAAATTATGATCAGTCGGCTGTGTCAACAGCTGCTCGAAAACCACCAAGATTTTTCGGATTCTGTCTTGTTGGGGCTTCAACCCCGTGGTATTTATTTTGCCGAACGCGTTGCCCACGAACTTCGCCAAATAACTAGTTCTAATATTCCACTTGGATATTTGGACGCTACCTTTTACCGCGATGATTTTCGTCGTCGCGAACCCTTAAAAGCCAACGCCACCAAAATCAATTTCGTGATTGAAGGCAAAAAAGTGATTTTGATTGACGATGTGCTTGCCACGGGTCGGATGGTTCGCGCTGCGCTCGATGCCATGCAAGCCTTCGGTCGCCCCCGCAAAGTGGAGCTTTTGGTGCTCATCGACCGTCAGTACAACCGCGAAATCCCCGTTGAACCCGATTACACAGGCATGAAAGTCAACACCCTTGATTCTCAGCGTGTATTGGTTGAATGGAAAGAACAAGGCAACGACGCCGACCGCATTTGGTTGGTTGATTAG
- the serA gene encoding phosphoglycerate dehydrogenase, with amino-acid sequence MLTNTIEQTYYVIDFDSTFTQVEGLDELANIALAGNPNREKVVQQIRDLTDAAMNGELSFAEGLRQRISLLQANRSHVEALVDFLRTKVSDSFARNRAFLRDYSDSILIVSSGFKEFIVPIVTELGLKEENVYANTFRFDADDNIIGVDDENVLSQDKGKVKLLESLALPGDVCVIGDGYTDYELREAGVASRFYAFTENVERTKVTSVADHVVPSLDEFLFLNNLPRSQSYPKSRIKILLLENVHPVARKAFEEQGFNVEFLKGALDEDELIEKIKDVTILGIRSKTNVTRRVLENAPRLIAIGAFCIGTNQIDLKAATEKGIAVFNAPYSNTRSVVELAVGEMIMLIRNVVTKSNGMHEGKWDKSANNSFEVRGKKLGLVGYGHIGTQLSVIGEALGMEVYFYDVVDKMPIGNAKKLKSLDDLLRIADVVSMHIDGRKDNKNVIGKREFELMKDGVVFLNLARGHVVDVEALVEALKSGKVWGAGVDVFPYEPKTNNEPFESELRGLPNVILTPHIGGSTEEAQEGIGHYVPERLLEYINNGSTTGSVNFPEVQLPLLKGSHRLLHIHKNVPGILAKLNNIFAKYNVNITGQYLKTNEQIGYVIMDVERSYEDGFIDEIKNVEETIKFRMLY; translated from the coding sequence ATGCTCACCAACACGATTGAACAAACCTATTACGTCATTGATTTCGACAGCACGTTTACGCAAGTCGAAGGTCTGGACGAATTGGCTAACATTGCCCTCGCGGGCAATCCCAACCGCGAAAAAGTAGTTCAACAAATCCGTGATTTGACCGATGCCGCCATGAACGGCGAACTGTCGTTTGCGGAAGGTTTGCGCCAGCGTATTTCGCTTCTTCAAGCAAATCGCAGCCACGTCGAAGCACTGGTTGATTTTTTGCGTACCAAAGTATCAGATTCGTTTGCTCGCAACCGAGCGTTCCTCCGCGACTATTCCGACTCTATCCTTATCGTTTCGAGTGGTTTTAAGGAGTTTATTGTCCCTATCGTTACTGAATTAGGGCTCAAAGAAGAAAATGTGTATGCCAATACGTTCCGTTTTGACGCCGATGACAACATCATTGGCGTGGACGACGAAAACGTGTTGTCGCAAGATAAAGGAAAAGTAAAATTGCTCGAATCGCTGGCACTGCCTGGCGATGTCTGCGTCATTGGCGATGGCTATACCGACTACGAACTCCGCGAAGCGGGCGTAGCAAGTCGTTTTTATGCCTTCACCGAAAACGTGGAGCGGACCAAAGTAACAAGCGTCGCTGACCACGTCGTACCGTCGTTGGATGAGTTTTTGTTTTTGAACAATTTACCTCGTTCACAATCATATCCAAAGAGCCGTATCAAGATTCTTTTGCTCGAAAACGTCCATCCTGTAGCTCGTAAAGCATTTGAGGAACAAGGATTTAACGTAGAGTTTTTAAAAGGTGCTTTGGACGAAGACGAGTTGATTGAAAAAATCAAGGACGTTACCATTTTGGGCATTCGTTCCAAAACAAACGTTACGCGTCGCGTTCTTGAAAATGCGCCGCGTTTGATTGCCATCGGTGCTTTTTGCATCGGCACCAACCAAATTGACCTCAAAGCTGCTACCGAAAAAGGAATCGCCGTTTTTAATGCCCCTTACAGCAACACGCGTTCGGTGGTGGAATTGGCCGTGGGCGAAATGATTATGCTCATTCGTAACGTGGTGACCAAAAGCAACGGGATGCACGAAGGTAAGTGGGACAAATCGGCCAACAATAGCTTTGAAGTTCGTGGTAAAAAACTGGGCCTCGTTGGCTATGGCCACATCGGAACGCAGCTTTCGGTCATCGGTGAAGCCCTCGGTATGGAGGTTTATTTCTACGATGTAGTGGATAAAATGCCCATCGGAAATGCCAAAAAACTCAAGTCGTTGGACGACCTTTTGCGTATTGCCGACGTGGTGAGTATGCACATCGACGGTCGGAAGGACAATAAAAACGTCATCGGCAAACGTGAGTTTGAGTTGATGAAAGATGGCGTAGTATTCTTGAACCTTGCCCGTGGCCACGTGGTGGACGTCGAAGCCTTGGTGGAAGCCCTCAAAAGCGGCAAAGTATGGGGCGCTGGGGTTGACGTGTTCCCGTATGAACCCAAGACTAACAACGAACCTTTTGAAAGCGAACTTCGTGGATTGCCCAACGTGATTCTAACTCCGCACATTGGGGGTAGCACCGAAGAAGCCCAAGAAGGCATTGGCCACTACGTGCCTGAGCGCTTACTCGAATACATCAACAACGGTAGCACAACGGGCAGTGTCAACTTCCCTGAAGTGCAACTTCCGCTCCTCAAAGGCTCGCACCGTTTGTTGCACATTCACAAAAATGTACCTGGTATTTTGGCCAAACTCAACAACATTTTTGCCAAATACAATGTTAACATTACAGGTCAATACCTCAAAACCAACGAGCAAATTGGCTACGTCATTATGGACGTAGAACGCAGTTATGAGGACGGGTTCATTGACGAAATCAAGAACGTTGAAGAAACGATTAAGTTTCGGATGTTATACTAA
- a CDS encoding LysE family translocator, whose protein sequence is MIDYQQFIVFAFATLMLNLTPGSDMIYVATRSTSQGTKAGIVSALGIAGGCVVHTLAAVLGLSVLIAESALAFNIVKYLGVAYLCYLGIMALRSTSNLSTEGKMEAISLKKMFWQGVYTNVLNPKVALFFLAFLPQFSDPHSPDFKWQVLGLGIWFNFSGTVVNCLVAVLFGKAGAYLNQLPNFARIQNKVTGVMMLGLGAYLALAKRSQ, encoded by the coding sequence ATGATTGACTATCAACAATTTATTGTATTTGCCTTTGCGACGTTAATGCTGAACCTAACGCCAGGTTCGGACATGATTTACGTCGCTACTCGAAGCACCTCACAAGGAACAAAAGCAGGAATTGTTTCGGCTTTGGGAATTGCGGGAGGGTGTGTAGTACACACATTGGCCGCTGTATTGGGGCTGTCGGTACTGATTGCCGAATCGGCTTTGGCGTTCAATATTGTGAAGTACTTGGGTGTGGCTTATCTGTGTTATTTGGGAATCATGGCACTCAGATCGACGAGCAATTTATCAACAGAGGGTAAAATGGAAGCCATTTCCTTGAAAAAAATGTTTTGGCAAGGGGTTTATACCAACGTGTTGAATCCCAAAGTGGCGTTGTTTTTCTTGGCCTTTTTACCCCAATTTTCCGACCCACATTCGCCCGATTTCAAATGGCAAGTATTGGGTTTAGGAATTTGGTTTAACTTTTCGGGAACTGTTGTTAATTGTTTGGTGGCGGTATTGTTTGGAAAAGCAGGTGCTTACTTGAACCAATTGCCCAATTTTGCCCGCATTCAAAACAAAGTAACGGGCGTGATGATGCTCGGGCTTGGGGCTTATTTGGCGTTGGCAAAACGCAGTCAATAA
- a CDS encoding DUF86 domain-containing protein, with protein sequence MRDERVYMQDIIESIELIFNYIGEKTEFEFSQNLLIQDAVYRSFEIIGEATANLSEEFRQKYPEVEWRLMRAMRNKLAHEYFGISSQTIYNTVQQNLPVLLTKLRHIYLSL encoded by the coding sequence ATGAGGGATGAACGTGTATATATGCAAGATATAATTGAAAGTATTGAGCTTATATTTAATTATATTGGGGAAAAAACTGAATTTGAATTTAGTCAAAACCTTCTCATTCAAGACGCTGTGTATCGCAGTTTTGAAATCATTGGGGAAGCAACGGCTAATCTTTCTGAAGAGTTTAGACAAAAATACCCTGAAGTTGAATGGAGGTTAATGAGGGCAATGCGTAATAAACTTGCCCATGAATATTTTGGAATCTCTTCCCAAACAATTTACAATACAGTTCAACAAAACTTACCTGTACTGTTAACGAAACTTCGACATATTTATCTCAGTTTATAA
- a CDS encoding alpha/beta hydrolase, translating to MNKTGLKLPHPFLHHTCILNAVFFKIAIILYTFSSVFSCQYPYSEPVSENESSPLLPPITQLPQKTIPLDSQYSVRKDSSRYYTLNCISTRFSDINIYDDAQLEKKAGIYTTAPNFQSTPINLAFQFIAPSNDTLAKRPFVLMIHEGAYLFGDLGAEMGKATLMAQKGYAAAAINYRIGFENASETNPCGGTSSALIKALYRSVQDTYAAIAFFVNNSSSFGIDTQNIFLAGSSAGSMTITALNYMDENNFEILYPGITQELGPLKPANLGNFKIKGLLSHLGYAITDLNLINANNLKPTLVFQGANDTILPYTSGPVLNCGNYFTTHGSYPVISRLKQLNAPFEWIVQPNSGHNTTYTNEYITDRYALFIKRLFCNDLRQISIIQQNQIENIKL from the coding sequence ATGAACAAGACTGGCTTAAAACTACCACATCCATTTTTACATCACACTTGCATTTTAAATGCAGTTTTTTTTAAAATAGCCATAATTTTATATACTTTTTCATCTGTTTTCAGTTGCCAATACCCATATTCAGAGCCTGTAAGTGAAAATGAGTCCAGTCCATTACTACCTCCAATTACTCAACTCCCACAAAAAACAATACCCTTAGATAGTCAATATTCCGTTAGAAAAGACTCCTCGAGATATTATACTCTCAACTGTATAAGTACTCGTTTTAGCGACATTAATATTTATGATGATGCCCAATTAGAAAAAAAGGCTGGGATATACACTACAGCCCCAAACTTTCAATCAACGCCTATTAACTTGGCCTTTCAATTCATCGCCCCATCAAATGATACCTTAGCTAAAAGACCTTTTGTACTTATGATTCATGAAGGCGCATATCTATTTGGTGATCTTGGAGCGGAAATGGGGAAAGCAACTTTAATGGCTCAAAAAGGATATGCCGCAGCCGCTATCAATTATAGAATTGGTTTCGAAAATGCTTCTGAAACAAATCCTTGTGGAGGCACTTCCTCTGCACTCATCAAAGCACTATATCGTTCTGTTCAGGACACCTATGCTGCAATTGCATTTTTTGTGAACAATAGCAGTAGTTTTGGAATTGATACTCAGAATATTTTCCTTGCTGGTAGCAGCGCTGGATCTATGACCATTACAGCGTTAAACTATATGGATGAAAACAACTTCGAAATACTATACCCTGGAATTACTCAAGAGTTAGGCCCTTTAAAACCAGCCAATCTTGGAAACTTTAAAATCAAAGGGTTATTGAGTCACCTAGGATATGCAATTACAGATTTGAACTTAATCAATGCTAATAACCTCAAACCTACACTAGTATTTCAGGGGGCTAATGATACTATTCTTCCCTATACTTCAGGCCCTGTCCTCAACTGCGGCAATTACTTTACTACACATGGCTCATATCCAGTAATTAGTCGATTGAAACAGCTTAACGCTCCATTTGAATGGATTGTACAACCTAATTCAGGTCACAATACAACCTATACTAATGAATATATTACAGATAGATATGCCCTTTTTATCAAACGATTGTTCTGTAATGACTTACGACAAATCTCAATTATTCAGCAAAACCAAATCGAAAATATTAAACTCTAA
- the ispE gene encoding 4-(cytidine 5'-diphospho)-2-C-methyl-D-erythritol kinase — protein MVAFANAKINIGLQITEKRPDGFHNIASCFYPVGWSDVVEIIPTTEFSFSSSGIDIPGDPAKNLCVKAYELLKADFDLPPVAMHLLKIVPIGAGMGGGSSDAAFVLKLLNDTFKLSLSTADLQNYARRLGSDCAFFIENQPQFCFEKGDQFEDISLSLKGKGIVLVYPNLHISTAEAYAGVVPQKTEVDLREALQRPIEEWRHWVKNDFENGLFQKYPVLPQIKAQLYEHGASYASMTGSGSTVFGIFEKVTDLQNIFSPYTVWNGELT, from the coding sequence ATGGTCGCCTTTGCCAACGCCAAAATCAATATCGGGCTTCAAATCACCGAAAAACGCCCCGACGGATTTCACAACATTGCTTCTTGTTTTTACCCCGTAGGTTGGTCAGATGTCGTTGAAATCATTCCCACCACTGAATTTAGTTTTAGTTCTTCAGGCATTGATATCCCAGGCGACCCTGCCAAAAATCTCTGTGTAAAAGCCTACGAATTGCTGAAGGCTGATTTTGATTTGCCGCCAGTGGCCATGCACTTACTCAAAATCGTCCCCATTGGTGCGGGTATGGGTGGTGGTTCTTCGGATGCTGCTTTTGTGCTGAAACTCCTGAACGATACTTTCAAACTATCGCTTTCTACGGCCGACCTCCAAAATTATGCCCGACGCTTGGGCAGCGACTGTGCTTTTTTTATCGAAAACCAACCTCAGTTCTGTTTTGAAAAAGGAGACCAATTTGAAGACATTTCGCTCTCACTCAAAGGTAAAGGCATTGTCCTGGTCTATCCAAACCTCCACATCTCCACCGCCGAAGCCTACGCGGGTGTGGTTCCCCAAAAAACGGAGGTAGATTTACGTGAAGCATTGCAACGCCCCATCGAAGAATGGCGTCATTGGGTAAAGAATGATTTTGAGAACGGTCTCTTTCAAAAATACCCCGTTTTACCTCAAATAAAAGCCCAGTTGTACGAACACGGCGCCTCGTACGCCAGCATGACGGGTTCGGGTTCAACCGTGTTTGGAATTTTTGAGAAAGTGACCGATTTACAGAACATTTTTAGTCCTTACACCGTTTGGAATGGAGAACTCACTTGA
- the ligA gene encoding NAD-dependent DNA ligase LigA, producing MSVADRINELTERLNFYNHRYYQDSVSEISDYEFDQLLEELASLENQYPDLKRPDSPTQRVGGTITKNFVTVEHRYPMLSLGNTYNEQDLRDFDERVRKGLNGADFEYVCELKFDGISLSMTYENGVLVRGVTRGDGVRGDDITANVRTIKTMPLKVQESKSNFALRPLPPAFEVRGEGFMPISSFEKLNKELEEADEQTYANPRNAASGAFKLQDSAESARRGLDCYVYYFLSDEEVFETHSESLEALKAWGFNVSPSWEKCATIDDVLAYIHQWEQKRHTLPLATDGIVIKVNSLAQQRELGFTAKSPRWAIAYKYKAENKPGVLRSVSYQVGRTGALTPVANLDNLNEDGKGLWLSGTRVKRASLHNANEIERLGLMLNDVVFVEKGGEIIPKITGVDTAARASRSLTPIQYPTHCPECATPLIRKEGEANHYCPNDRGCPPQIRGKIEHFIHRKAMNLDSLGEGKIELLFDKGLLQTPADLYDLTYEKLFGLEKVITDEETGKTKRIGFKEKTVENILKGIEQSKQVSFKQVLFAIGIRFVGATVAEKLAAYFKNIDALMNADLEALRNVPEIGEKIAQSLIEYFADDQNRAYIERLRAAGLKMETDDLPVVMESNTLEGKTFLYSGTFASMSREQLENKIEANGGKLVSGVSGKLNFLIVGEKAGASKLDKATKLGVKMISETEFLEMLGE from the coding sequence ATGTCTGTAGCCGACCGCATTAACGAACTGACCGAACGTCTCAATTTTTACAACCATCGGTATTACCAAGATAGCGTTTCTGAAATCAGCGATTACGAGTTTGACCAACTTCTGGAAGAGCTTGCTTCGCTCGAAAATCAATACCCCGACCTCAAACGCCCCGATTCTCCCACCCAACGCGTAGGAGGGACTATTACCAAAAATTTTGTAACCGTCGAGCACCGTTACCCTATGCTTTCGTTGGGAAATACCTACAACGAGCAAGACCTCCGTGACTTTGACGAACGGGTAAGAAAAGGGCTCAATGGCGCTGATTTTGAATACGTTTGCGAATTAAAATTTGACGGAATTTCGCTCAGTATGACATACGAGAATGGTGTATTAGTACGAGGTGTAACTCGGGGCGACGGCGTTCGAGGCGATGACATCACGGCCAACGTCCGAACCATCAAAACAATGCCGTTGAAAGTACAAGAGTCGAAATCCAACTTTGCCCTTCGCCCCTTGCCCCCTGCGTTTGAAGTCCGTGGGGAAGGTTTTATGCCTATTTCGTCCTTTGAAAAACTCAACAAAGAACTCGAAGAGGCCGACGAACAAACCTACGCCAACCCACGCAATGCGGCGTCGGGCGCGTTTAAACTTCAAGATTCTGCGGAGTCAGCACGACGTGGATTGGACTGTTACGTATATTATTTTTTGAGCGACGAAGAGGTGTTCGAAACCCATTCCGAGAGCCTCGAAGCCCTCAAAGCGTGGGGCTTCAACGTGTCGCCTTCGTGGGAAAAATGCGCTACCATCGACGACGTTCTGGCTTACATTCACCAGTGGGAACAAAAGCGTCATACGCTTCCTTTGGCGACGGACGGGATTGTTATCAAAGTAAATTCGCTCGCCCAACAACGTGAATTAGGCTTTACGGCCAAAAGTCCGCGCTGGGCGATTGCCTACAAATACAAAGCAGAAAACAAGCCAGGTGTTTTGCGTTCAGTTTCGTACCAAGTCGGGCGAACTGGGGCTTTGACGCCCGTGGCCAACTTAGACAACCTCAACGAAGACGGCAAGGGTCTTTGGTTATCGGGCACCCGCGTGAAACGTGCTTCCTTGCACAATGCCAACGAAATCGAACGCCTTGGCCTCATGCTCAACGATGTGGTTTTTGTGGAAAAAGGCGGTGAAATCATCCCAAAAATTACGGGCGTGGACACCGCAGCACGAGCCTCCCGCTCGCTCACGCCCATCCAATACCCGACGCACTGTCCCGAATGCGCTACACCGCTCATTCGCAAGGAAGGCGAAGCCAACCACTATTGCCCCAACGACCGCGGTTGCCCTCCCCAAATCCGTGGTAAAATCGAGCATTTTATTCACCGTAAAGCCATGAATTTGGACAGTTTGGGCGAAGGAAAAATTGAGTTATTGTTCGACAAAGGACTCCTTCAAACCCCCGCCGATTTGTACGACCTTACCTACGAAAAGCTGTTTGGTTTGGAAAAAGTCATCACCGACGAAGAAACGGGAAAAACCAAGCGAATTGGGTTCAAGGAAAAGACGGTTGAAAATATTTTGAAGGGGATTGAACAATCAAAACAAGTTTCGTTCAAGCAAGTTTTGTTTGCCATCGGAATTCGTTTTGTTGGTGCTACGGTGGCCGAAAAATTGGCTGCGTATTTCAAAAACATCGACGCGCTGATGAATGCTGATTTGGAAGCACTGCGTAACGTCCCCGAAATCGGTGAAAAAATTGCCCAAAGTTTGATAGAATACTTTGCCGACGACCAAAACCGTGCTTACATTGAGCGTCTCCGTGCCGCAGGTCTCAAGATGGAAACCGACGACCTTCCTGTCGTAATGGAATCAAACACCCTCGAAGGGAAAACGTTCTTATATTCAGGCACGTTTGCCAGCATGAGCCGCGAACAACTTGAAAATAAAATTGAGGCCAACGGCGGAAAACTTGTTAGCGGGGTTTCGGGAAAACTTAACTTCTTGATTGTGGGTGAAAAAGCGGGAGCTTCCAAACTCGACAAAGCCACGAAATTAGGCGTCAAAATGATTTCTGAAACGGAGTTTTTGGAAATGTTGGGCGAGTAA
- a CDS encoding nucleotide pyrophosphohydrolase, which produces MTLEQAQQEVDTWIKTYGVRYFSELTNMTILTEEVGELARIMARTYGDQSFKKSDLEKNLADEMADVLWVLMCLANQTGVDLTEAFQKNLDKKTKRDATRHHENEKLK; this is translated from the coding sequence ATGACTTTAGAACAAGCACAACAAGAAGTAGATACGTGGATTAAAACCTACGGGGTACGCTATTTTAGCGAATTGACCAATATGACTATTTTGACCGAAGAAGTGGGAGAATTAGCCCGCATTATGGCCCGTACCTACGGTGACCAATCGTTCAAAAAATCCGATTTAGAGAAGAATTTGGCGGATGAAATGGCCGATGTCCTGTGGGTACTCATGTGCTTGGCCAACCAAACTGGCGTCGATTTGACAGAGGCTTTTCAGAAAAATTTGGACAAAAAAACCAAACGCGACGCGACGCGCCACCACGAAAACGAGAAGCTCAAGTAG